A single Pseudodesulfovibrio aespoeensis Aspo-2 DNA region contains:
- a CDS encoding IS1595 family transposase, giving the protein MRKSRLSKDKQLRLIEHFVAGTTARCAADLVGVNVKTAAYYFHRLREIIAEEESCEGMDFGEFEVDESYFGGKRKGKRGRGAAGKVPVFGILKRGGKVYTQVIPDAKGKTLLPIIQERIQPDSVVYSDCWYGYNVLDVSAFKHFRINHSKLFADSHNHINGIENFWNQAKRHMRKFNGIPTKHFSLFLKECEWRFNNSNPRSQFKQLKQWVRRYMG; this is encoded by the coding sequence ATGCGAAAAAGTCGTTTGAGCAAGGACAAGCAGCTTCGTTTAATCGAACATTTTGTTGCCGGCACGACAGCTCGTTGTGCTGCTGATCTGGTTGGTGTGAACGTCAAAACAGCCGCCTATTACTTTCACCGGCTCCGGGAAATCATAGCGGAAGAAGAGTCCTGTGAAGGGATGGATTTTGGCGAATTTGAGGTCGATGAAAGCTACTTCGGTGGCAAGCGAAAGGGCAAAAGAGGACGTGGGGCGGCTGGTAAGGTTCCTGTTTTTGGAATCCTTAAAAGGGGTGGGAAGGTATATACACAGGTGATTCCTGATGCAAAAGGTAAAACCTTGCTTCCCATTATTCAGGAAAGAATCCAGCCAGACAGTGTGGTTTACTCGGACTGCTGGTATGGCTACAATGTCCTCGATGTGTCAGCATTCAAACACTTCCGAATCAACCACTCGAAGCTGTTTGCAGATAGCCACAACCACATCAATGGAATCGAGAATTTTTGGAACCAGGCCAAACGCCATATGAGGAAATTCAACGGCATTCCAACCAAGCATTTTTCTCTGTTTTTAAAGGAATGCGAGTGGCGTTTTAATAACAGCAATCCGCGAAGTCAGTTTAAACAGCTGAAACAGTGGGTTAGAAGGTATATGGGCTAG
- a CDS encoding sensor histidine kinase, which produces MPHFHDGLFRILRQPSVAPELRQEFRRTVAFSNSSRLKAVTWLLFWSLVGYLVADYFTIRQAATPRADAMWAGIVGMRAVAMATCVAFLWLFGPLRSEDDLRSRHGWVWQAYIAFFLIYTAVIVAYMFPLKGSIGPVYIFMLGPPAFIAMTTRQAVLHQTLGMAAVIGSLYWFAPGAATVKYHIINAAIISCISFIVAHVTYASTLRDFLNKHLIETRNVELEVARKAAEAASQAKSDFLAAVSHEIRTPMNAVLGMTEAVLHTPLDARQRDYVETARESALHLLDVLNDILDFSRIEAGRLRLVSEDFDLPAVVHSAMKTVGLEAGQKGVALDFEMMEGAPRFLRGDPGRLRQVLINLLGNGVKFTEQGAVRVTVGPWDGGQGGESPPDPERPVGVRFSVSDSGPGIPPEFGQAIFEAFRQGDGTTSRRYGGSGLGLAICRDLVRLMGGEITVRSTVGRGSEFILGLYQITPLGYQYGNAKKSFEQGQAASFNRTFCCRHDSSLCC; this is translated from the coding sequence ATGCCCCATTTCCACGACGGTCTGTTCCGCATCCTCCGCCAGCCTTCGGTCGCGCCCGAGCTGCGCCAGGAGTTCCGCCGGACGGTGGCCTTTTCCAACTCGAGCAGGCTCAAGGCCGTCACCTGGCTGCTGTTCTGGTCCCTGGTGGGCTATCTGGTGGCCGATTACTTCACCATCAGACAGGCGGCCACGCCCCGCGCCGATGCCATGTGGGCGGGCATCGTGGGCATGCGTGCGGTGGCCATGGCGACCTGTGTGGCCTTCCTGTGGCTGTTCGGCCCCCTCCGTAGCGAGGATGATCTGCGGTCCAGGCACGGCTGGGTCTGGCAGGCGTACATCGCCTTTTTCCTGATCTACACCGCTGTCATCGTGGCCTACATGTTCCCGCTCAAGGGGAGTATCGGGCCGGTTTACATCTTCATGCTCGGCCCGCCCGCCTTCATCGCCATGACCACGCGGCAGGCGGTTCTGCACCAGACCCTGGGCATGGCGGCGGTGATCGGCTCGCTGTACTGGTTCGCCCCCGGCGCGGCCACGGTCAAGTATCACATCATCAACGCCGCTATCATCTCGTGTATCTCCTTTATCGTGGCCCACGTCACCTATGCGAGCACCCTGCGCGACTTTCTCAACAAGCACCTGATCGAGACGCGCAACGTCGAGCTGGAGGTGGCACGCAAGGCGGCAGAGGCGGCCAGCCAGGCCAAGAGTGACTTCCTGGCCGCCGTCAGTCACGAGATCCGCACACCCATGAACGCGGTGCTCGGCATGACCGAGGCGGTCCTGCACACCCCGCTCGACGCGCGCCAGCGCGACTATGTGGAGACCGCGCGCGAGTCCGCCCTGCACCTGCTCGACGTGCTCAACGACATCCTCGACTTCTCGCGCATCGAGGCGGGCAGGCTCAGGCTTGTGTCCGAGGATTTCGATCTGCCCGCGGTCGTGCATTCGGCCATGAAGACGGTCGGGCTTGAGGCCGGGCAAAAGGGAGTTGCCCTTGATTTCGAGATGATGGAAGGCGCCCCGCGCTTTCTCCGGGGCGATCCGGGCAGACTGCGTCAGGTGCTGATCAACCTGCTCGGCAACGGGGTCAAGTTCACGGAGCAGGGGGCGGTGCGGGTCACGGTCGGCCCCTGGGACGGCGGACAGGGCGGTGAGAGCCCGCCAGACCCCGAGCGGCCAGTGGGTGTGCGTTTTTCGGTCAGCGACAGCGGGCCGGGGATTCCCCCGGAGTTTGGTCAGGCCATCTTTGAGGCGTTCCGGCAGGGGGACGGCACCACCTCGCGTCGCTATGGCGGCTCCGGGCTGGGGCTGGCCATCTGCCGCGACCTCGTGCGGCTCATGGGCGGCGAGATCACGGTCCGGTCCACGGTGGGCAGGGGCAGCGAATTCATTTTGGGGCTGTACCAGATAACTCCTCTGGGTTATCAGTATGGCAATGCGAAAAAGTCGTTTGAGCAAGGACAAGCAGCTTCGTTTAATCGAACATTTTGTTGCCGGCACGACAGCTCGTTGTGCTGCTGA